CAAAGAAGACGAGCTCACCGCCGACGAACGCATCGGTAACTTGGACGAAATGGTGAACGCCATCCGTGAATTCGACGAAGAACATCCGGGTGCCGCGCTCGATGCCTTCTTGCAGGATATTTCGCTCTTGACCGATGCCGACAAGAAGGTGGACAATTCCAAGGGCCAGGTGACGCTCATGACGATTCACATGGCGAAGGGCTTGGAATTCAATACCGTGCACATCGCCGGCTGCGACGAAGAAATCTTCCCGCTCATTCGTGCTTCGGCTACCATGTCTGGCGCCGAGATGAACGAACAGATGGAAGAAGAACGCCGTCTGTTCTACGTGGGCTGTACCCGCGCCGAAAAGAAACTGTACCTGTACCATGCGGAACGTCGCTTCTTCCAGGGAAATATCCGCCCGTTCGCTCCGTCCAGGTTCCTTAAGGAATTGGATCCGTCGGTAGTCGACTTTACGCCTTGCACCGATTTCGGCTTTGGCGGTAGCGACTTCAATCAGGATTTCGGTGGCTTGTCGGGATTCTCGCGCCCGCCGCGCCCGAACATTCCGTCTTATCCGCGCAGACCTTCGGGTAGCTTTGGCGGCGGTTCGTCTCGACCGAATAATTTCGGTTCGCACGGGTTCAGCCGTCCTTCGATTCCGAATTCGGTCAAGAAGAATGACAAGCACATCGTTTACCGCAATCCGGTCCCTGTCAAACCGGCGGAACCTTCGGGCCCGCGCATCGTCTACGACGAATTCAGCGAGAATCCGTACCATCCGGGCGTACGCGTGCGCCACATGAAGTATGGCGTCGGAACCATTGTGAAGTGCTATGGTACTGGTGACAATGCCCGCGTGGACGTGCGTTTCGGTAACGATCCGACGGTCCGTACGATTATTTTGAAGTATGCGGCGCTGCAAATAGTGGGCTAGGGTGCATTTAGCAACACAGAGTTGCTTTTTCGCCGAAATAATTTGCTATTTTGTTGCCGTAAGAAAAGAGGTTTTATGCTCGAACGTGAAGAAGTTTTGAAACTCGCGAAGCTTTCTAGGCTCGAAGTCGCCGAAGAAGATATCGAATCCGTGAAGGGTCACTTGGACAAGATGCTCAATCACCTTGAAGCTCTCAAGGCATTGAACCTTTCCGACGTGGAACCCATGACCGCTGTCGAAAACGGCGCCACGATTCTCCGCGAAGACGTGCCCGTGCAGGGATTCTCGCTCGAAAAGGCCTTCATGAACGCTCCGGCAGTGGAAAACGACCACTTTGCCATTCCGAAGGTCATCGGCGGCTAGTCCTTAGCCCATGGCTGTTCATTGCGTTGTGCCTGCCCGTATGGGGTCGTCCCGTTTTCCGGGCAAGCCCCTGATCAAGATTGCAGGCAGAGAAATGATTGTGCGCACTCTGGAACGTGCGCTTTTGGCTGAATGTTTTGAACGCATTGTATGCGCGACCGATTCCGAAGAAATTGCAGACGTGGTTTCTCGGGCGGGTTTTGAATTTATCTTGACTCCGGATGCGGCTACCGGTTCTGACCGAGTCGCCTTTGCGGCCCGGGCCCTCGATTTGGACCTCGTGGTGAACTTGCAGGGCGATGAACCCTTGGTGGAACCTTCTGTGCTGTGCGATGTGGCCTCGGCCCTCGAAAAGCACCCCGATGAATGGGTGACGGTCGCATGTCCCTTGAATCCTGCCGAGGCGGGACTCAAGACGGTAGTCAAGGTTTTGGTGAAAGACGATTACGCGGTGGACTTTACCCGGTCGGTAGCGAATGAGGACGCTGCCCGCTGGTTCCAGCACCAGGGAATCTACGCTTATTCCAGGGTGTGTCGCGATGAATTTTCGTCTTTGCCACAAACCGATGTCGAAAAAGATCGCTCCCTGGAGCAGATGCGCATTTTGGGCAAACGCCCGATTCGCATTGTCCAGAGCCCTTACCCTTCGATTTCGGTAGATGTCCCTTCAGACGTGAATGCGGTGGAGGCGGCGCTTAAAAGGCACTGAGGTCGAGGATAACCAACGGAGGTTATCCTATGAATGCACCAGAAAAAAATGTAGTCCGATTGGCTCTATGCCTTTTGGTCATTGGAATTGTTGTCCGGATTCTCCCGTGGGGGCTTCCGTCTATCGAACATTTTGAGGTGGGGGAATCGTTCATCGTGGCAAACGATGCCCCCTTGGCGGTCGTCCGGGACTCGGCAACCGTAGCGGACACTATATTGTCAAAAACTGACAATGAATTTAAAAACGGACCTAAAAAAGAGCGAAAAACGGCCAAAAAAGTGAACTTGCCGGTCCATATCAATACGGCTTCCCTGGATGAACTTTGCGCCCTGAATGGGGTCGGTCCGAAGCTTGCCGAGAAGATTTTGGAGGTCAGAAATGCTCTTGGAGCCTTCAAAAAGGCCGAAGATTTGCAAAAAGTGCCCGGAATCGGCAAGAAAAAATTGGAAAAGCTACTTCCTGGGGTAATTTTTGATTAGTTTTAGAGTGTAGTTTTTTTCATAAGTCGTTGATAATATGAGTGATACGAAGATTTACATGGGTATAGAAGCAGGGGACGCTTCTCTGAAAGTTGCCCTTGTGGATGCGGCCGAACGCCGTGTTCTGAAGACGGCCGTTCTCGATACGGAAACCGCCCCCCTTGACGATGTCTATACTTTTGAAACCGTCCTCCAGGGATGGATGGAGTTCAACCAGATTGAATCCGTCGAAGCCGTTTCGGTGGCAATTCCTGCATTTAGGTCGATTATTCGCCAAATCTTTGTTCCGGCAGAAGCCACAAAGAACGTTGACGACTATGTAAAGTGGTATGTTTCGCTGATTACGAACGCCGAATCCAATGCGTATGTAATTGATTACAAAATCATGAGCGGTGACCCCGAGCTCGGATACACGATTATGTTGATTGCGGTCCGTGAACAGTGGGTCGATAATTTACGTAAAGGCTTCCGTAACAAGGCTTTAGCTCCTAAGGCCATGGATGTGGACGTGCTCTCGCTCATGAACCTGATGGACTATGCCGAAAATGTGTCCGAACTGACATGTATAGTCAAGGCTGACTATGCCGGTGTGACGCTCCTTTGGCTCACCAAGGACAACCTGCATGCGCTCCGCTGCGT
Above is a genomic segment from Fibrobacter sp. UWB5 containing:
- the gatC gene encoding Asp-tRNA(Asn)/Glu-tRNA(Gln) amidotransferase subunit GatC; amino-acid sequence: MLEREEVLKLAKLSRLEVAEEDIESVKGHLDKMLNHLEALKALNLSDVEPMTAVENGATILREDVPVQGFSLEKAFMNAPAVENDHFAIPKVIGG
- a CDS encoding 3-deoxy-manno-octulosonate cytidylyltransferase, whose translation is MAVHCVVPARMGSSRFPGKPLIKIAGREMIVRTLERALLAECFERIVCATDSEEIADVVSRAGFEFILTPDAATGSDRVAFAARALDLDLVVNLQGDEPLVEPSVLCDVASALEKHPDEWVTVACPLNPAEAGLKTVVKVLVKDDYAVDFTRSVANEDAARWFQHQGIYAYSRVCRDEFSSLPQTDVEKDRSLEQMRILGKRPIRIVQSPYPSISVDVPSDVNAVEAALKRH
- a CDS encoding helix-hairpin-helix domain-containing protein, which codes for MNAPEKNVVRLALCLLVIGIVVRILPWGLPSIEHFEVGESFIVANDAPLAVVRDSATVADTILSKTDNEFKNGPKKERKTAKKVNLPVHINTASLDELCALNGVGPKLAEKILEVRNALGAFKKAEDLQKVPGIGKKKLEKLLPGVIFD